The Chlamydiales bacterium STE3 genomic interval GCAGCTGGAATGGGTGCTGGAGGATATTCATCGATGGATGAAGCAATGCGTACCTTTATGGGTGCTTTTGGAGGGGGAGGAGCCGATTCGATCTTTGAAGCATTTTTTGGTGGTGGAGAATTTGGCGGAGCAACGGAACGAGGCGCTCGAATGCAGCATCGACAAGGTGCGAGCAAGCGTGTTAATATTAATATCACCTTTGAGGAAGCTGCCAAGGGCGTAGATAAAGAGCTAGCAATCACCAATTTTGTTAGCTGTCGTGACTGCCATGGTAAAGGCTCTGCTTCTCCAAGTGGAATTAAAAAATGTAGTCGCTGCGGCGGAAGAGGGCAAGTTTTTGAGCAGCGAGGTTTTTTTAGCATGTCTATGGCATGTCCTCAGTGTCATGGTGAAGGACGCGTCATTAAGGATCCTTGCAAAAGCTGCCATGGCGAGGGTCTAGTCAAGGAGAAACAACGCGTTAAGGTCCATATCCCTGCTGGTGTAGACACAGGAATGCGTCTCAAAATGAGCGGGTACGGAGATGCTGGTCAAGGTGGTGGACCAGCTGGGGATCTTTACGTGTTTATCAACGTGGAACCCAATGAAATTTTTGAAAGAGAAGGAAACGATATCCTTCTCACACTTCCCATAAGCTTCACAGAAGCTGCTTTAGGGTGTAAAAAAGAAGTTCCTTCATTATATTCACATACATGTCGAATCACTATCCCAGAAGGCACTCAAAATGACAAAATTTTCAGAATCAAGAGTGAAGGTTTTCCCAATGTTCATGGACAGGGGAGAGGGGATTTATTGGTCAAAATTTTTGTCGAGACCCCCACACATCTAACTGAAAGACAAAAACAACTTCTTGTTGAATTTGGAGCGCTGGAAAGCCCAGGCAATCAGCCTAAGAGTAAAGGGTTTTTAAACAAAATCAAGGGCTTTTTTAGTTAATTTTCAAAGACTTATTGGAATCAAAAATAAATGGCTTTGCTAATCGTTTCCTGAGGGGCACAGCAAATGTCTACTTCGATATTATTTTTTTTAAGGATGCTTTTCACTGTGGTTAGAGCTATTTCGGGTGAATTGCATTCGCTTGAGAGATGAGCGAGGTGAATGTGCTTCAGTTGAGGATGAGCAACTTCCGCCAAAATGCGACCGCAGTCTTCGTTCGATAGGTGTCCATTTCGGCTCAAAACACGCTGTTTATAGACTGTAGGACGTGGAGAAGCGTGAACCATCGAAGGTTGATGATTAGCTTCTAAATAAATATAATCACATTGTTGCAGGTGATTGCGCACTAGCGAGGTTGCAAATCCTAAGTCTGTGCAAAACCCTAATTTCAGCGAGCCTGTTCTCACAGTAAATGCTACAGGATCTAAAGTGTCGTGTTGAATGGTAAAAGGATGAATTTCTAAATCGCCAAACTCGAAAGTTTCGCCTGTTGAGAAAATTTTAAACTTTGGAATAGCGTTGAAAGTTTCAGTGATTCCTTTTGCAGTCTCATGGTTGGCAAAAACAGGAATGCCTTTTTTATATGCTAAGACTTTTAAACCTTGAATATGATCAGAATGTTCATGGGTAATTAAAATAGCATCAATTTCGCTAATATCTACGTTGATTTCATTCAATTTTTTTTCGATGTTTCTTGCGCTAAGTCCAGCGTCAATCAAGATCTTCGTTTGATTGGTTCCCAAGTAAATGCAATTGCCTTTTGAGCCCGATGCAAGCGGACAAAAGCCTTTCATTTTCACTCCTAAAATTTGGCGCTATTTATTCATCAATTCTTTAGCAGATGGCAGAACAACTAAGGAAAAGTAAGGGTAACTTTTACCACATTTTTACATATAAAATGAACCGCTTTATTCGTTTAAGGCTAGGTTTATTTGACGACAATCCTCCTTTAAGTAAAATGAGATTTTCTAAAAAATGGAATGTTATGCATAGCGCCCGTTTTATGTTACAAAAAATCAACGGACTTTTGGATGAGCTGATCGATGTCGCAACTGCCTTAGAGAAGCTGTCTTTAGAAGTAAAGTCCGAAGAAGAAATCAATACTCTACAGCTAAAACAAGAGCAAATCATTAATGAGCTTTTGCAGTTGGATGAACATTTGCATGGAGATTTTCCGGAGCTTGAGCATGAAAAATTAAAAGAAAAAGAACTTATCCGTTCAAAAATGGCAAAATTTCAAAAGTTAAATGATAGCTTTATTGACAATTTAGAAAACGGCTCAGGTTTAATCAATTTTGAATAAAAAATGAGGAATATTGGAAATTAAAGTTGAAATTATTTTAACAAGGGATTTATCGCAAATAGCCATTTGCATCTTTGTCTTTGCTTAAATACAAATGATTCTACTTTTAGATTTTGTTTCATTTGATTTTAATGAATTTCTTGGGTTCTACACATCTTCTTGGCTGGGTCGTTTAGTAACAAGGATTTTACGGGGTTTGCTGCCTTCTGCAGGCCCCACTATCCCCCGAGATTCGAGCTGGTCAATCAGGCTTGCTGCTCGAGCATAGCCGATTTTTAATTTGCGTTGGAGAAATGTTGTAGAAGCATTACCTGTACTTAAAATTATATCTTTAGCATCTTCATAGAAAGAGTCTTGCGTATTTGGTTCATCCATCGCTTCGATATCCGCTAAGTGTAGTTGGCTAAATGACTGGATCAAATAGTTGGGCTTTGCTTGCTCACAGAGCGTTTTTACAACAGACGAAATATCTTCATCACGTATAAAAGCACCTTGGGCTCTGGTAAGGTGTGAAGCTCCTGGTGGTAAAAAGAGCATGTCACCATTGCCAAGAAGCGACTCTGCTCCGACCTCATCTAAAACAATTTGGCTATTGACACGGCTTGCGACTTTAAAGGATATACGGGTTGGGAAATTAGCTTTAATTAAACCTGTAATGACTTCTCTAGAAGGCCTTTGAGTTGCCAAGATTAAATGAATACCGACAGCTCTTGCCATTTGGGCGATACGTGCAATTGGCGTTTCAATATCGCTGCTCGAAACCATCATCAAGTCTGCGAGTTCATCGATAATGCCAACAATGTAGGGCATTTTTTCTGGTACATCAATATCAAGTGCTGTTTCTAATTCGATGTTAATTTTGCGATTGTTGAAAGCCTCAATGTTACGCATGCCCGTAAGTTTTAAAATTTCGTAACGCTTCTCCATTTCTTTAACTAGCCAATTCATTGCGGTACAGGCATCTTTCGGCTCTGTAATAACTGGAGCTAGCATATGGGGTAAGGAAGTGTATGGAGTAAGCTCTACCTTTTTAGGATCCACCATAACGAGTTTTACCTCATCAGGTTTTAGAGTCATCACAATGGACATGACAATTGTGTTAATACAGACCGATTTTCCTGACCCAGTTGCGCCAGCAATAATGCAATGAGGCCATTTAGTTAAATCACTCATGACATAATCGCCGTTAACCGCCTTACCAAGTAAAATAGGAATGCGTAGTTTGGGATCTTGCTGATAGTGAGAAAGCATTTCTTTAAAGCTAACTTCTTGAGGGTATGGGTTTGGAACTTCAATACCAACTGCTGCTTTTCCTGGAATTGGAGCGATGATCCTGATGGATTTTGCCTCCATATTTAGGGCAATATCATTTTCAAGAGTTTTGATTTTTTGGACCTTTACGCCAATTGCTGGATGGACTTCAAAGGATGTGATTGTGGGGCCACAGTTGATTTGCCCGACCTTTGCTTCAATCCCAAAGCTTTGCAAGGTTTCCTCTAGGACCTCTGCTTGGCGTCGAAGGTCTTTCTTCAATGAAGATTGATCTACTTTCTTAGCACTTGTTAGCAAACTAGAGCTTGGCAGTTTATAATCATTGGGCTGGCCTTCTAAAGTTTCTTTTTTTAGTGCTTCTCGCTTTTTAGGAGATGGAGAAGAAGGCAGTTCTAAAGGGGGCAATCTTTTTGAGATAATTTTTTCCTCAGCAAATAAATCAAATTCTCCTTTTTTTGAAATCGAGGGACGCTGCGTTAACTCTGTTTCGGGTTTAATGGCTAACACCTCATGCTGTGAGGCAGAGGAGCTGCGCAAATTCACATAACGCATAAAATCGCTTGTCTGTGCTTGATTAAATGGTTCTGTTTTTATTAATGTACTTTTAGGTTCCATAAAGGTGCTTTTGGATTCCACTTCTGCAGGGGTTAGGGAAGTACTTTTCCATTCAATTTTATCTAAGTAAGCCTTAGCTTTAATCAGAACTTCTGACACAGAAATACCTGTTAAATAAAAAAGGCTGGCCAGCCAAGCAGTAAAAAATAAACCTGCAACGCCCACCCAATTTAGGATCTTTTGCATGTTTAAGAATGGTATGTCCTGGTAAAGATAAAAAAATGGGGCACCTCCTAAATGAAAGTGTAGATGCTTATCTTTTAGTGAAGGATAAAATATTTCATTGATTTCACTTGTAAAGGTGACATCGTAGCCTTCGATCACTGATAGCAGCATGGAATTTGATAAAATAAACAACCCAAAATATAGGCATTTAATCGGGAGCTGTTGAATATTCTTGTTTAAGAACAGTTGCCAGCCAATCCAGCCAATAAAGATACAAAGAAAGTAGCTGCTGAGTCCAAAAAGAGCGTGAAAGACCAAACCTATAGAATAGCCTGCCAGCCCAAGTAGGTTTTTAGACTCAGGACCAAAAGCAAAGCTTAAGAGGCTTAAAAAAAGAAAAAAAGCTGAAGAGAGAGCGATAAGCCCTTTTACTTCAGGAGGTGTTGAGGGAGAGACTGGGATGCTTTTTTTTGTTTTTTTTTTGGCCATAATTAATGAAATAAAAATAGAGTCAAGGAACCAACTGCGATACAGTACCAAATGAAGATCCTAAACTTATCTTTTATAGCGATTCGAATCAAGAGTTTAAGTGCGAAAAAGCCGGTCACAAACGCGGTTAAAAAGCCTGCGACATAGGTGAAAAAGCCTAAAGAATTAATTGTTAAGGTATTTCCTGCAAGAACTTCTCTGCTCTCCAATATAATGCCCCCAAGAATTGCCGGGATGCTAAGTAAAAATGAAAATACTACAGCTTTTTCTGGCTGCCATCCTAGCATTTTAGCTCCAGAGATTGTCGATCCACTTCTAGAAACACCAGGGAGGACTGCGAAAGCTTGAAAGCACCCAATCTTTAAGGCGTCTAGCAGAGAAGATCTTTGTGGACAATGCTCCCTTTTAGCGACTTTTTCACCCAAATAAAGAATAAGAGCGGTAGTGAAGAAAAAGTAGCCAAGAAACTCTACTTGATTAAAGAGCGATTTTAATGGATGTAATAGAAAAGCGATAGGGAATAACGGCAAAGTGCCACACCCAATCTGCAGAAGGGATTGCTTGTCAAAAAGGGTGTGTCTTATTTCCTTAAAAAAAACTATTAAAACAGCAAAAAGAGTTCCAAAATGGCAGATCAAATCAAAAAGAACATATTTTTCAAGATTTTCAAAGCCTAGTAATTTCTGAAACAAAATAAGATGACCAGAAGAGCTTACTGGAAAAAATTCTGTTACACCTTGAATGAGTCCTAAAAAGATAGCTTTTAGTGGGGACATCTTTGCAATAAGGAATGGATTTAAGATGGGCGATCAACGGGATTCGAACCCGCGACATTTGGAACCACAATCCAACGCTCTAACCAACTGAGCTATGATCGCCATGATTTAAAGTTAGCTGCTAGCTTATCTTGCTCATTATTTGAGCTGAGACAATTATTCTACAAAAATTCCTTTTTTTTTCAAGATGAAAAAGAAAAGTTTTTTCCCTGTAAGGGATGATGAAGGGGAAATAAAAAATAGATTTACATTCTTAGACTGATTAAAAAGGAAACAAGCGCCATTGTAGAGATTATCCAAGCATAAACAGCAAGCAGCTTGCATTAAGAACGAGCGGGTCTTCTGGTCCTTGCGTTTTTTAATTCACAATTTGAGTTTAAAATGTGACAAATTTGTGTAGCATTGCTAGAATGCTAATTTTATAATTTATTGTTCTTGTTTCTGTAAAGGAGACTTTGTACAATGCGTAATGCAGTTTTTGTTAGCAACTAACATAAGCTAGGAGCGCTAATAAGAAATCACAAAATTCCTTGCTCAATAAAAACGGGCAATATTGATGCTCTGGATTGTATAAATATAATGCTTATCTTTTTGAAGAGGAGCTAAACTTGCTAGGTTGTGGTAGAAACATGGATCATCACGCTACAGATTTTTATCAGTCAACCTCTGAAGGTTCTCCGAGAGGCTGCTTTCATAGAGTTATTGCCTTAAACAATACACACGAACATAAATGGGAAGATGTTGGTCAGTTAGCCTCAACCTTACCTAAAGGTTGGTTTGAATTGGCGTCTCTTAACACCGATGATAAAATTAGCTTTGTTAAAGAGTTTTGGATTTCAAAGCTTACTCCCTACTCTCAATTTACCAAATCGCTTCTCGCCTTTTTTGAACGTTTAGATGATATTGGCATTTACCTAGTTCAAAAAAAATTCGATGACCCGTTCGAATGCCATATGATTTATAGCTTAAGAAATAATGGAGGATTTTTCAAAGGACTGCCTCCTGTTAAAGAATCTGACTTAATGAATTTAAAGCAAAACTTTTCCGAAGTTATTCTTCCAAAAGATTTTTTACAATTCCTGCTTATTCACGACGGTTTTTGCAAAGCAACCGATACAGGAATGATCCCTTGCAATCAGTTATATGGAAATTACATTGCTTTGCAAAAATTGCTAGCGCGTGAGGACTCTGTTTTTACAAACAGTGGGGATATGGTAAACCCGAAACTTCTCATTCCCTTTTATGAATCCTTCGGCATGCCCTTCTTTCAGTGTTTCTGGGGAGAGTGGTATCCAGAAAATGAAATGGGTAACGTTTACTTCTCTGGAAAAACAAAAACTATTTCTAACGTTAAATGTCGTGATCCTAGCTCCGAAAATATGGCTTTTCCAACCTTTCGCTCTTGGTTGAATTTTTATCTTGAAACAATCGAATAACGCCCTATGTATATTGTTGAAGATCTGTTGCGTGCCTACAGCAAGAAGTTAAGTTTGGAATTAGTAGCTGGTAAGGAAGGGGTAAAAAGGGTAATTAGAATTCCCGAAGTTCAAAGGCCTGGATTAAGTCTAGCTGGTTATTTAAAAAACCATGCTCGCAAACGTATTTTAATTTTTGGGCGAGTCGAAATCGAATACTTAAGAGATTTGTCTCCAAATGAACGTATTAAACGCCTAGAACCACTTCTAACAGCTTTAACTCCAGCGATTATCGTTGCAAGGGGCTATCGTCCTTTGAAAGAAATGCTTAATTTATGCAATTTACTTGCTCTTCCTTTGCTTAGAACGCCGTTGTCTACGATGAGTTTGATCGGTAAAATGACATTGGCACTAAATGAAGAATTTTCTCCTAGCATGACCTGTCATGGAACATTAGTTGAAGTATTTGGTGTTGGAGTCCTCATACAAGGAGATTCATCTGTTGGGAAAAGTGAAACGGCTCTTGGGCTGATTGAAAGAGGCCACCGATTAATTTCAGATGACATTGTAAAGGTAAGAAAGAGAGAAGATAATTCTTTAGAAGGTTTTGGAGCTGAACTAACCAAACATCATATGGAGATTCGAGGTATCGGCATTATCAATGTAGCCAATTTATATGGTATTGTGTGTGTTAGAGAACAGAAAGACATTGAGATCGTTGTTAAACTAGAAGAATGGGATGATACGCATTTTTATGATAGAGTAGGGATCGATGATAAGCTGTGCGATATACTTGGTGTTAAGCTACCCTTTCATATTTTACCTGTTAAACCAGGAAGAGACGTTGTATTATTACTGGAAACGGTTGCTTTAAACCACCGATTGAAGATGATGGGATATAATTCAGCTAAGGAATTTCATACAAAATTAACTGAGACAATAAGTAGCAAAGGAAATAAAAGTCGATTTAACGGCTATAAAAAATTAGCTAAAAGCCAAAAATCATGAAAATTTCTGCAAAATTAATCGTTAAAAATGAAATGGGATTGCATGCTCGCCCTGCCGCTGAAATCGTCAAGTTATTGCTAAATAGTGAAAGTGAGGTGACTTTTATCCTTGGTATGATGAAAATAAATGCCAAAAATATCCTGGGTATCTTAATGCTGGCAGCTCCCAAAAATTCCGTAATTACGGTAGAGATAGTTGGACATGATGCTAAAGAAACAATGGAAAAATTAAAATTTGCCTTTGAAGAAAGATTTGGGGAATAGATGTCTACAACAACTTTGGCAAGCACAGAAGAAATGGTACTAAAAGGTACGCCTATTTGCCGTGGAATTGCTATGGGACAATTGTTTTTTATGGGAGCGATCGATGATGATATCCCCCATTTTTCCATCCCTCCGGCCGGTATAGATAATGAAGTCAAACGTTTTCGCGAGGCCTTAAATCGAGCTCGAGAAGACATTAAAAGATTACGTTCCCAGCTTGAAAGAGAAGCTGTACCAGAAGGAGCTGCAATTTTAGAGGCTCATCTGTTGATGATGCGAGACCCTTCATTGTCGACAGACATTGAAGAAAAGATCCGTCTCCACGGAAAAAATGCAGAATCCATTTTTTACAAGATGATTAAAGATTGTCGAGAAAAATTTAGCTCTCTTGCAGATCCCTATTTTAGAGAAAGAAGTAAGGATATCGAGGATATTTCTTGGCGAATTATGAGCTATCTTTGTGAGAAAAAACAAGTAGGTTTATCCGAAATCCCACAAGGCTCTGTCGTTTTTGCTCATGAGTTGACTCCTTCCCTTGTGGCAAGTGCCAATCGAGGAAAAGTTGCAGCACTAGTAACTGAGGCGGGTGGTGTCACTGCGCATGCAGCTATTGTGGCTAGAGCAAAGGGTATACCTTACGTGTCCAGCATTCCATTTGACCAACTGAAAGAAGCACAAAACGAATGTGTAATTGTCGATGGCAGAACAGGACTTGTCATTATCAACCCTGACGTGCGCACAAGAGATAAATACGTTACAAGTCTTGCTAAATTAGTGGCACAGGTCGATGCTTTAGATAAAATGGGTTCTTTAGAAGCTGAAACCTACGACGGTTTCCAAATAGGTCTTTGTGCCAACATTGACATGGACAATGAACTAGAGATGCTTCACCAGTACGGAGGAAAAGGCGTTGGGCTTTACCGCTCGGAATTTGTTTTTCATTCTTTTCAACGTTTTCCTACGGAAGAAGAGCAGTATGCAATCTATCACAACGTTGTTCAAAAGATGCATGGTTTGCCAATTGTTATTCGCACGTTTGATGTTGGCGGGGATAAGTATCTGATGGATCATCAGCCTCCTCCTCACGAAGGAAACCCTTTCTTAGGATGCCGTGCCATACGATTTCTACTTAAAGAAAAAATTATCTTTAAGGCGCAAATTCGAGCTATTTTAAGAGCTGCTGTACACGGGAGAGTAAGTATCATGTTTCCCATGGTGGCAGGCCTTACAGAGCTCAAAGAGGCAAAAATTGTTATCGAAGAAGTCAAGCGCGATTTAGATAAAGAAGGTATTCCTTACGGTAAAAGTGTAAGAATTGGCTGCATGATCGAAGTTCCGTCTGCGGCAATTATTTCAGATTTGTTGGCTGCAGAATGTGATTTCCTTTCCATTGGAACAAATGATTTAGTGCAATATTCTCTTGCTGTAGATCGAGCGAACCATGCGATGAGTTGCTTTTATACACCCACCCATCCAGGTATTATCCGTTTAATTAAGATGGTAGTAGCTGCAGCAAATAAACATGGCATTCCCGTCACAGTTTGTGGAGAAGTCGCTGCTGACCCACGTTTCACCCCCCTTTTACTTGGATTAGGTGTTCATGAACTTTCAGTAGCTTCTCTCTATCTGCCAGTGATCAAAAATGCGATTCGAAGTACTAGTATTGTGCGTGCAACCTATCTGGCTGAAGAAGCCTTAAAGCTAACCACATCACAAGAAATTCAAGATCTTCTAGATAAGGAATATCAGGAGACAATGCCTGAAGACTCCTTTTATCATTGTTAGCTGAAGCCGATATTTAGGATTTCTATGCAGCCAATGCCTTAGCGTGAATGGTTGGTTTTGCTAAAATACAGCGATTTCACTGTTCTCTACTTATTTGATAGACTTGTAGTTTGCGATTGGCGTACTAGATCCCTAACTGCTTCAATAACAAGCTCTGGCTGCTCCCAATGAATCATATGGCCGCTTTCAGAAGCTACAATATTTTTACCTTTTTTAGATTGAGCAGCCAGTTTTTTTTGTAATTTCGACCAAGTTTCAAGAAATAAATTCATCGTTTCCTGATCAAATCCTGGAATGGGATCGACTTTGCCAGCTGAAAGAACATAAAGAGGTGTATCAAACAGTGCGTGAGCTTTAGCTTTCATTTGTTTTAAACTCTCAGTAAAGTCTCTAAGCTCAGCATAAGCTGTGCGAATTGTTTTATTTTGACATTGTTTTGCATTTCTTAAGGCTCTTTGTGCGAGGGGATAAGTTTTCAAGTCACTTCCAAAAATGTAAGGAATGAGCCAGCGATGACTTCCAAAAGGTGCAAAAATAGATAGAGCGTGTAGTATTTCTCTATATGTCTCGTAGGGGATGAAGGGGAGTTTTTCCATTTGCTCTTCATGTGAAGCGTCAACAAGCACGAGTCCTAGCACATCTTTAGGGTATTCAGATGCATAAAGCCTAACATTTAATCCCCCAAATGAATGACCAACAAAAATGTATGGCCCTGGGATATCTAAGTTCATTAGAAGTTGATGAAGTTCTTTGATAATTTGGCCACTTGTTCTTGGCTCGGGTCCAGGATCGCTCCACCCATATCCTGCACGATCAAAAGTCAAAACACGAGCAAACTTGGCAATTTCTGGTTCGACCAAAATCCAGTCCAAGCTATTGCAGCCCATGCCGGCATCAAGAACAACTAACGGCCCTGCTTCTCCTGTGATGTTAAAATGGATTCGGTAGCCGCCTATATCTATAAGTTTTCCCGGTGCTGGGAAACGATTTTCATCTATAGTCGTCAATGTCAACTGATAAAAAAAACTTAAAAAGGTAAGAGCACAAATTAAAACACAAAAAAGGACAGAAGCACGCTTAAGGATGGCTAGAAGCATATTAAAATTTTAGTGTAAAACTTTAACTTATGTTACCCCAAGCTATGGATTAAAAGTAATAAATAATTAGAAAGAATAGTCCTCTGACCTGCTATTTAGAAACATAGCAGGTCAGGCAATTTTATAGACATGTTGGATTTAAAGCTTAAATGGTAGGTTTTGCATCCCTTGAAAGCCTTGCATGTTTGAGGAAGATTTGGAGTCGAGTTTGCTTTTGGCATCTTGAAATGCTGCCTTTATTAAGTCTTCCAAACCTTCAACATCTTCTGGGTCAACGCATTCAGGTTTAATCTTTATACTTTTAACAGTGTAGTCACCCAACAAAGTAACAGTAACGAGTTCTTGACTGGCAAATCCTATTACTTCAGTGTTTTCCATATCTGTCTGCATTTTATTGAGCTGCGCTTGCAAAGCTTTGGCTTCCTTTTTCCTTTTTGAAAATCCTGTTCCCATGTTTCCTCTAAATTAATTTTTTCGAATTCTTCCATCAAGCTCTACCGAAGCAAATTGTAATAAGGTGTCATACTGTGCTTGTTTTTGCTTGCTAATGGCTAATGATTGTGGTGAAAATGTTGGTTTTTCTTCAGGCAAAACTTTAGCGACAATAACGGTTTTTTCTTTAACTATTCCATTTAAATCTTCAAAAGTTGGTGAGGGATCTTCACTTACATGAATTTCAGAAGATTTTATTGGCAAAGTAGGAGTTACGCTTACAAAAGTTTTTGTTGTTTCTTGGAGAAGCGTTGTTTGAGTTAATTGATTATCCATTAATGCTGAAGTGTTTTGAGAAGAGGGGGGTAAAACGTTTGAATCCTCTTGTATTTCTTGGACTTTTTGTTCAAGTAAAGCAAGTTTATCTACGATTTGTTCAATTGGGATGCGGCTGTGGCTGCGGATAATTCTCAAAAGCAGCGATTCTATCGCGATCCGGAGTGAGGGTTGCTGGCGAATTTGTTGATGAGCTTCTATACAAATGTCAAGAATCATTAGCAACTGTTCTT includes:
- a CDS encoding Chaperone protein DnaJ (Product derived from UniProtKB/Swiss-Prot:Q6ME07;Gene name derived from UniProtKB/Swiss-Prot:Q6ME07), with product MFPLNFSNLKLGNIKMADYYEVLEIAKNASQDEIKKAYRKKALQFHPDKNPGDTDSEKRFKEISEAYEVLSDDNKRSVYDRYGKDGLSGAAGMGAGGYSSMDEAMRTFMGAFGGGGADSIFEAFFGGGEFGGATERGARMQHRQGASKRVNINITFEEAAKGVDKELAITNFVSCRDCHGKGSASPSGIKKCSRCGGRGQVFEQRGFFSMSMACPQCHGEGRVIKDPCKSCHGEGLVKEKQRVKVHIPAGVDTGMRLKMSGYGDAGQGGGPAGDLYVFINVEPNEIFEREGNDILLTLPISFTEAALGCKKEVPSLYSHTCRITIPEGTQNDKIFRIKSEGFPNVHGQGRGDLLVKIFVETPTHLTERQKQLLVEFGALESPGNQPKSKGFLNKIKGFFS
- a CDS encoding putative metallo-hydrolase YycJ (Product derived from UniProtKB/Swiss-Prot:C0SP91;Gene name derived from UniProtKB/Swiss-Prot:C0SP91;EC number derived from UniProtKB/Swiss-Prot:C0SP91), which produces MKGFCPLASGSKGNCIYLGTNQTKILIDAGLSARNIEKKLNEINVDISEIDAILITHEHSDHIQGLKVLAYKKGIPVFANHETAKGITETFNAIPKFKIFSTGETFEFGDLEIHPFTIQHDTLDPVAFTVRTGSLKLGFCTDLGFATSLVRNHLQQCDYIYLEANHQPSMVHASPRPTVYKQRVLSRNGHLSNEDCGRILAEVAHPQLKHIHLAHLSSECNSPEIALTTVKSILKKNNIEVDICCAPQETISKAIYF
- a CDS encoding DNA translocase FtsK (Product derived from UniProtKB/Swiss-Prot:Q9Z726;Gene name derived from UniProtKB/Swiss-Prot:Q9Z726) translates to MVLYRSWFLDSIFISLIMAKKKTKKSIPVSPSTPPEVKGLIALSSAFFLFLSLLSFAFGPESKNLLGLAGYSIGLVFHALFGLSSYFLCIFIGWIGWQLFLNKNIQQLPIKCLYFGLFILSNSMLLSVIEGYDVTFTSEINEIFYPSLKDKHLHFHLGGAPFFYLYQDIPFLNMQKILNWVGVAGLFFTAWLASLFYLTGISVSEVLIKAKAYLDKIEWKSTSLTPAEVESKSTFMEPKSTLIKTEPFNQAQTSDFMRYVNLRSSSASQHEVLAIKPETELTQRPSISKKGEFDLFAEEKIISKRLPPLELPSSPSPKKREALKKETLEGQPNDYKLPSSSLLTSAKKVDQSSLKKDLRRQAEVLEETLQSFGIEAKVGQINCGPTITSFEVHPAIGVKVQKIKTLENDIALNMEAKSIRIIAPIPGKAAVGIEVPNPYPQEVSFKEMLSHYQQDPKLRIPILLGKAVNGDYVMSDLTKWPHCIIAGATGSGKSVCINTIVMSIVMTLKPDEVKLVMVDPKKVELTPYTSLPHMLAPVITEPKDACTAMNWLVKEMEKRYEILKLTGMRNIEAFNNRKINIELETALDIDVPEKMPYIVGIIDELADLMMVSSSDIETPIARIAQMARAVGIHLILATQRPSREVITGLIKANFPTRISFKVASRVNSQIVLDEVGAESLLGNGDMLFLPPGASHLTRAQGAFIRDEDISSVVKTLCEQAKPNYLIQSFSQLHLADIEAMDEPNTQDSFYEDAKDIILSTGNASTTFLQRKLKIGYARAASLIDQLESRGIVGPAEGSKPRKILVTKRPSQEDV
- a CDS encoding Undecaprenyl-diphosphatase (Product derived from UniProtKB/Swiss-Prot:Q6ME04;Gene name derived from UniProtKB/Swiss-Prot:Q6ME04;EC number derived from UniProtKB/Swiss-Prot:Q6ME04) gives rise to the protein MSPLKAIFLGLIQGVTEFFPVSSSGHLILFQKLLGFENLEKYVLFDLICHFGTLFAVLIVFFKEIRHTLFDKQSLLQIGCGTLPLFPIAFLLHPLKSLFNQVEFLGYFFFTTALILYLGEKVAKREHCPQRSSLLDALKIGCFQAFAVLPGVSRSGSTISGAKMLGWQPEKAVVFSFLLSIPAILGGIILESREVLAGNTLTINSLGFFTYVAGFLTAFVTGFFALKLLIRIAIKDKFRIFIWYCIAVGSLTLFLFH
- a CDS encoding Uncharacterized protein (Product derived from UniProtKB/Trembl:F8L246) — translated: MDHHATDFYQSTSEGSPRGCFHRVIALNNTHEHKWEDVGQLASTLPKGWFELASLNTDDKISFVKEFWISKLTPYSQFTKSLLAFFERLDDIGIYLVQKKFDDPFECHMIYSLRNNGGFFKGLPPVKESDLMNLKQNFSEVILPKDFLQFLLIHDGFCKATDTGMIPCNQLYGNYIALQKLLAREDSVFTNSGDMVNPKLLIPFYESFGMPFFQCFWGEWYPENEMGNVYFSGKTKTISNVKCRDPSSENMAFPTFRSWLNFYLETIE
- a CDS encoding HPr kinase/phosphorylase (Product derived from UniProtKB/Swiss-Prot:Q5KVB9;Gene name derived from UniProtKB/Swiss-Prot:Q5KVB9;EC number derived from UniProtKB/Swiss-Prot:Q5KVB9); amino-acid sequence: MYIVEDLLRAYSKKLSLELVAGKEGVKRVIRIPEVQRPGLSLAGYLKNHARKRILIFGRVEIEYLRDLSPNERIKRLEPLLTALTPAIIVARGYRPLKEMLNLCNLLALPLLRTPLSTMSLIGKMTLALNEEFSPSMTCHGTLVEVFGVGVLIQGDSSVGKSETALGLIERGHRLISDDIVKVRKREDNSLEGFGAELTKHHMEIRGIGIINVANLYGIVCVREQKDIEIVVKLEEWDDTHFYDRVGIDDKLCDILGVKLPFHILPVKPGRDVVLLLETVALNHRLKMMGYNSAKEFHTKLTETISSKGNKSRFNGYKKLAKSQKS
- a CDS encoding Phosphocarrier protein HPr (Product derived from UniProtKB/Swiss-Prot:Q9PK56;Gene name derived from UniProtKB/Swiss-Prot:Q9PK56;EC number derived from UniProtKB/Swiss-Prot:Q9PK56), with the translated sequence MKISAKLIVKNEMGLHARPAAEIVKLLLNSESEVTFILGMMKINAKNILGILMLAAPKNSVITVEIVGHDAKETMEKLKFAFEERFGE